The genomic segment ATCTCGATGTGGGCCCGGAAGGACTCCTCCTGGGCGGCCATGCCCTCGGGGCCGGTACGGAACCGGTCGAGGCCGGTCTCGCCGACCGCGCGCACCTGGTCCAGGGCGGCCAGCCGGTCGATCTCGGCCAGCGCCTCGTCGAGCGCGGCCCGCCCACCGGGGGTGCGGGCGCCCTGGCGGGACCAGCCGTCCGGGTCGCCGTGCACGATGCGCGGCGCCTCGTTGGGGTGCAGCGCGACCGCCGCGTGCACGCCCGGATGGGCGGCGGCCGTCTCGGCGGCCCAGCGGGAGCCCGCCACGTCGCAGCCCACCTGGACGACGGTCGTCACATTGACCGCGGCGGCCCTGGCGAGACCTTCCTCGACGGTGCCGTCCTGCATGTCCAGGTGGGTGTGCGAATCGGCGACCGGCACCCGCAGGGGTTCGGGCAGCGGCGGGGCTTCGGTACGGCTCATGGGCACGATCGTACGAGGGGCCGTACCGCCACGCCCGCGCTCCCCCACGCTCCCCGCGCTCCCCCGCGGCCCACCGCTCTCAGGTGCGCGGCCTCGCCTGCTCGGATCACGCGCGGCGTCATCCGCGCCGTGTCACCCGCGCCGTGTCACCTGCGGTGGAAGGGGTTCAGGCCGGAGAAGTGCCAGTGACGGGGTTCTCCGGGGACCGCGGTCGCCGCCACGGCCTCGCCGTCGCGGACTCCGATCTCCTCGGTCGGCGGCTTCGGCACGGCCTTGTGGATCAGCCGCTGGACGTCCGACACCCGGCCGGACCGCATGATCCGCACCACGTGCCCCCCGCAGTTCACGCAGGTGGGCGTGGAGAGAGGGGACGGAACCCGCTGCCCGTCCGCCGTGTAGACCACGAAGGCGTGGCCCGACCCGTCGACGTGATGCTCTATCTCGTACGCCTGTTCCCAGCCGTAGCCACACCTCATGCACGCGAAGGCATACGCCTCGTGGACGGTGGTTGCTGCCATGTCGCTCATGCCTGCTCCTCTTGTCCGTCGGACAAGCACTCCGGGGAGTACGTCCACAACCAGTGGACGCCCTTCCCGGCGGGAACGCAGCGGGCCCTGTCGAACGATGGACCGGTCTTGGCGCGATCGTGGCAAAAGGGACCGATGCGCGGGTCACGCTTTGCTTTTCACGATAGTCCTTTACCGTCCGCTGGGCCGCTCCGCTCCGCGTTCTTTGCCGCCACCACCGCATCGAAGACGTCCCGCTTGGGAAGCCCCGCGTCGGCCGCCACCGCGGCGATGGCCTCCTTGCGCCGCTCCCCCGCCTCCTCGCGCACCCGCACCCTGCGCACCAGCTCGGCGGGGTCCAGTTCGTCGGGTCCGGTGTCCGGCGCCCCCGCAACGACGACGGTGATCTCGCCGCGCACGCCCTCGGCCGCCCAGGCCGCCAGTTCACCGAGCGGACCGCGCCTCACTTCCTCGTACGTCTTCGTCAGCTCCCGGCACACCGCCGCCCCGCGTTCCGCGCCGAACACCTCCGCCATCGCGGCCAGGGTGTCGTCCAGCCGGTGCGGCGCCTCGAAGAAGACCATCGTGCGGCGCTCGCCCGCGACCTCGCCGAGCCGGCCCAGCCGTTCGCCCGCCTTGCGGGGCAGGAAGCCCTCGAAGCAGAAGCGGTCGACGGGCAGCCCGGACAGGGCGAGCGCGGTGAGCACGGCGGACGGGCCGGGGACCGCGGTCACCTTGATGTCCTTCTCGACGGCGGCGGCGACCAGCCGGTAGCCGGGGTCGGACACGGACGGCATCCCGGCGTCGGTGACCAGCAGGACCCGGGCGCCCCCGGTCAGCGCCTCGACGAGTTCGGGCGTACGCGCCGACTCGTTGCCCTCGAAGTAGGAGACGACACGTCCCGTGGTGTGGACACCGAGCGCCTGCGTGAGGCGGCGCAGCCGCCGGGTGTCCTCGGCGGCGACGACATCGGCCGTGGCCAGCTCGGTGGCGAGGCGTGGCGGGGCGTCCGCCACATCGCCGATGGGGGTCCCTGCGAGTACCAGCGTTCCAGTCGTTCCAGTCACATCGGCCATCCTCCCAGCACGGGAGGCACCACGCGCACAGCCGCGTTCCCTACGATGGCGCGGTGACGAGTACCGCACCCGAGGCCCAGCGCGGCCAAGACGCCCGGGAACAGCACGGCGACGAGCCGTCCAGCTGGCAGCGGCGGCTGCGCCGCTTCGGCCACTCGCCCCGGCCGGAGATCGGACTGCGTGAGCGGCTGGTCCCGCTGTACACCCGGCCCGGTCCGCAGTTCTGGGCGGTCCTGGCACTGCCTCCGGGGTGGGCGGCGCGGCTGACGCGCTGGTCGGCCTGGGGCGGGCCGCTGCTGGTGACGCTGATCGCCGGACTGCTGCGCTTCTGGAAGCTCGGCAGCCCCAAGGCGGTGATATTCGACGAGACGTACTACGCGAAGGACTCCTGGGCCCTGACCGAGCAGGGGTACGAGGGCGCCTGGCCCAAGGACATCGACAGCTCGATCCTCGCCGACCCGTCACAGGTGCCGGTCCCCACCGATCCGGGCTATGTGGTGCATCCGCCGGTCGGCAAGTGGATCATCGGGGCCGGGGAGCAGATCTTCGGTTTCACGCCGTTCGGCTGGCGGTTCATGGTCGCGCTGCTCGGCACGCTGTCGGTGCTGATGCTGTGCCGGATCGGACGGCGGCTCTTCCGCTCGACGTTCCTGGGCTGTCTGGCGGGTGTGCTGCTGGCCGTGGACGGTCTGCACTTCGTGATGAGCCGGACCGCGCTGCTCGACCTGGTGCTGATGTTCTTCGTCCTGGCCGCGTTCGGCTGTCTGCTGATCGACCGTGACCGGTCGCGGGCCCGGCTGGCGGCGGCGCTGCCGGTGGACGAGGAGGGGGTGCTGCGGCCGGACGTCCGGGTGGCGGAGACCCTGCGGCTGGGCTGGCGGCCGTGGCGGATCGCCGCGGGCGTCACGCTGGGACTGGCCTTCGCCACGAAGTGGAACGGCCTGTACATCCTGGTCGGGTTCGGCCTGATGACCGTGCTGTGGGACGTCGGCGCGCGCCGGACGGCGGGCGCGGTGCAGCCGTACAAGGCGGTGCTGAAGCGGGACCTGCTGCCCGCGTTCGTCTCGACGGTGCCGGTCACGATCGCCACGTACCTCGTGTCGTGGACCGGCTGGATCGTCACGGACAAGGGGTACTTCCGCGACTGGGCCGAGAAGGACGGCAAGGGCGGCCACTGGACGTGGCTGCCGGACTGGCTGCGCAGCCTGTGGCACTACGAGAACCAGGTCTACGACTTCCATGTGAACCTGACGTCCGGCCACACCTACCAGTCCAACCCGTGGAGTTGGATCGTCCTGGGCCGCCCCGTCTCGTACTTCTACGAGGAGCAGAACGGCTGCACGACGTCGGCGACCGGCAAGTGCGCCCGTGAGGTGCTGGCGCTCGGCACCCCGCTGCTGTGGTGGGCGTCGTGCTTCGCACTGGTGTACGTGCTGTGGCGGTGGCTGCTGCGCCGCGACTGGCGGGCGGGCGCCATCGCCTGTGGGGTGGCGGCGGGTTGGTTGCCGTGGTTCCTGTACCAGGAGCGGACGATCTTCCTCTTCTACGCGGTCGTGTTCGTGCCGTTCCTCTGTCTGGCGGTGACGATGATGATCGGCGCGATGCTGGGCCCGGGGGCGGCCACCCTCACCGCCCGGCGCCTCTCCCCGCCACCGGCCGATCCGACCGGCGAGCGGCGCAGGACATGGGGCGCGGTCGCGGCGGGTGTGCTGGTGCTGCTGATCGTGTGGAACTTCATCTACTTCTGGCCGATCTACACGGGCACGCCCATCCCGGACGGGTCGTGGCGGGACCGGATGTGGCTGGACACCTGGGTGTAGCAGCGGAGACGACGGTCCCGGCACCTGATGGTGCCGGACCCGTCGCGCGCAGGCACCACATGACGCCGGGCCCGTCGCGGTCCATCTCGTGGTGCCTGGCCCTCACCGCCTCACACTCGCGCCCCTCCTCTCACCGCACCTCCTCCCACCGCCCCGCGCTTCCACCACCCCGCACCTCCCCTCACCTCCGCCACCCGGCACCTCCACCGCCCCGCACCTCCGCCACCCCGCGCCCCGCGTCGGCATCTGCCCGGCCCCGC from the Streptomyces sp. AM 4-1-1 genome contains:
- a CDS encoding TatD family hydrolase, producing the protein MSRTEAPPLPEPLRVPVADSHTHLDMQDGTVEEGLARAAAVNVTTVVQVGCDVAGSRWAAETAAAHPGVHAAVALHPNEAPRIVHGDPDGWSRQGARTPGGRAALDEALAEIDRLAALDQVRAVGETGLDRFRTGPEGMAAQEESFRAHIEIAKRHGKALVIHDRDAHADVLRVLADAGAPERTVFHCYSGDAEMARICAEAGYYMSFAGNVTFKNAQPLRDALAVAPMELVLVETDAPFLTPAPYRGRPNAPYLIPVTLRAMAEVKGTDEDTLAAAVADNTARAFDY
- the rsmI gene encoding 16S rRNA (cytidine(1402)-2'-O)-methyltransferase encodes the protein MADVTGTTGTLVLAGTPIGDVADAPPRLATELATADVVAAEDTRRLRRLTQALGVHTTGRVVSYFEGNESARTPELVEALTGGARVLLVTDAGMPSVSDPGYRLVAAAVEKDIKVTAVPGPSAVLTALALSGLPVDRFCFEGFLPRKAGERLGRLGEVAGERRTMVFFEAPHRLDDTLAAMAEVFGAERGAAVCRELTKTYEEVRRGPLGELAAWAAEGVRGEITVVVAGAPDTGPDELDPAELVRRVRVREEAGERRKEAIAAVAADAGLPKRDVFDAVVAAKNAERSGPADGKGLS
- a CDS encoding phospholipid carrier-dependent glycosyltransferase produces the protein MTSTAPEAQRGQDAREQHGDEPSSWQRRLRRFGHSPRPEIGLRERLVPLYTRPGPQFWAVLALPPGWAARLTRWSAWGGPLLVTLIAGLLRFWKLGSPKAVIFDETYYAKDSWALTEQGYEGAWPKDIDSSILADPSQVPVPTDPGYVVHPPVGKWIIGAGEQIFGFTPFGWRFMVALLGTLSVLMLCRIGRRLFRSTFLGCLAGVLLAVDGLHFVMSRTALLDLVLMFFVLAAFGCLLIDRDRSRARLAAALPVDEEGVLRPDVRVAETLRLGWRPWRIAAGVTLGLAFATKWNGLYILVGFGLMTVLWDVGARRTAGAVQPYKAVLKRDLLPAFVSTVPVTIATYLVSWTGWIVTDKGYFRDWAEKDGKGGHWTWLPDWLRSLWHYENQVYDFHVNLTSGHTYQSNPWSWIVLGRPVSYFYEEQNGCTTSATGKCAREVLALGTPLLWWASCFALVYVLWRWLLRRDWRAGAIACGVAAGWLPWFLYQERTIFLFYAVVFVPFLCLAVTMMIGAMLGPGAATLTARRLSPPPADPTGERRRTWGAVAAGVLVLLIVWNFIYFWPIYTGTPIPDGSWRDRMWLDTWV